A single region of the Streptomyces sp. NBC_01262 genome encodes:
- a CDS encoding MerR family transcriptional regulator codes for MDGPELITVGQLARRVGLTAKALRHYDRVGLLAPALVDPATGYRFYGPEQVAHARLVRLLRSVDVPLEQIRECLAMPDDEAGIRLVLVKHRRRLQARLDRLRGEVHRTDHLIEDGIEAPMADTEANEVKDGKDGKDGMEDRDAERRLAIDLFNGVWRLLEKEDRTVEQDDDMVHMAHASRHHWGRVGAPANLSRGEWQCSRVYAVLGRAEPALHHARRGLEICRAHEIGDWDLAFAYESLARASAVAGDKEQARAWTEQALAAAEDIAQDEDRELVLTDLETIPAQPRFW; via the coding sequence ATGGACGGACCCGAACTGATCACCGTCGGACAGCTGGCGCGCCGCGTCGGGCTGACCGCGAAGGCGCTGCGGCACTACGACCGCGTCGGGCTGCTGGCACCCGCACTGGTCGACCCCGCGACGGGATACCGGTTCTACGGGCCGGAACAGGTCGCCCACGCGCGGCTGGTGCGGCTGCTGCGCTCGGTCGACGTGCCGCTGGAGCAGATCAGGGAGTGCCTGGCGATGCCGGACGACGAGGCGGGCATCCGGCTCGTCCTGGTGAAGCACCGGCGCAGGCTTCAGGCCCGCCTGGACCGGCTCCGGGGCGAGGTCCACCGCACGGATCATCTCATCGAGGACGGAATCGAGGCACCGATGGCCGACACGGAGGCCAACGAAGTCAAGGACGGCAAGGACGGCAAGGACGGCATGGAAGACAGGGACGCCGAGCGGCGGTTGGCCATCGACCTGTTCAACGGAGTGTGGCGGCTGCTGGAGAAGGAGGACCGCACGGTGGAGCAGGACGACGACATGGTGCACATGGCCCACGCGTCGCGCCACCACTGGGGCCGGGTGGGCGCTCCGGCGAACCTCAGCCGCGGCGAGTGGCAGTGCTCGCGCGTCTACGCGGTGCTCGGCCGCGCCGAACCCGCGCTGCACCACGCCCGGCGCGGGCTGGAGATCTGCCGTGCCCATGAGATCGGCGACTGGGATCTGGCCTTCGCCTACGAGTCCCTGGCGCGCGCCAGTGCCGTGGCGGGCGACAAGGAACAGGCGCGTGCCTGGACCGAGCAGGCCCTGGCGGCGGCCGAGGACATCGCCCAGGACGAGGACCGCGAGCTGGTGCTCACCGACCTGGAGACCATCCCCGCGCAACCCCGATTCTGGTGA
- a CDS encoding 8-oxoguanine deaminase: MTNATPAERIVIENCSIATVDAAGTEYATGHVVVAGNRIESVGAGPAPEGPAGVVRRIDATGHLLTPGLVNTHHHFYQFLTRGLATDHNLFNWLVALYPTWARIDEQMTYAGAQGSLGMMARGGVTTAADHHYVFPRGSGDLSGSIIRAASEMGVRFTLARGSMDRGESDGGLPPDFAVETLEGALAATEETVDRHHDASFDAMTQVAVAPCSPFSVSTELMRQGAELARRKGVRLHTHGSETVEEEQFCKELFGMGPTDYFESTGWLGSDVWMAHCVHMNDSDIAAFARTGTGVAHCPSSNARIAAGIARVPDMLAAGVPVGLGVDGTASNESGELHTELRNALLINRLGAHREAALTARQALRLGTYGGAQVLGRADQIGSIEPGKLADLVLWKLDTIAHASIADPVNALVFGAAAPVTLSLVNGRPVVESGRLTLVDEDAIARSTRAEAQRLARIAGLTA; the protein is encoded by the coding sequence ATGACCAACGCCACGCCTGCCGAGCGCATCGTCATCGAGAACTGTTCCATCGCCACGGTCGACGCCGCAGGCACCGAGTACGCCACCGGTCATGTCGTCGTCGCGGGCAACCGCATCGAGTCGGTCGGCGCGGGCCCCGCCCCCGAGGGGCCGGCGGGTGTGGTCCGCCGGATCGACGCCACCGGGCATCTGCTGACCCCCGGACTGGTCAACACCCACCACCACTTCTACCAGTTCCTCACCAGGGGCCTGGCCACCGACCACAACCTCTTCAACTGGCTGGTCGCCCTCTACCCGACCTGGGCCCGCATCGACGAGCAGATGACCTACGCCGGCGCCCAGGGCTCACTGGGCATGATGGCCCGCGGCGGCGTCACCACCGCCGCGGACCACCACTACGTCTTCCCGCGGGGCTCCGGCGACCTGTCCGGCTCCATCATCCGGGCCGCCTCCGAGATGGGCGTACGCTTCACCCTCGCCCGGGGCTCCATGGACCGGGGCGAGTCGGACGGCGGCCTGCCGCCGGACTTCGCCGTCGAGACCCTCGAAGGGGCGCTGGCCGCCACCGAGGAGACGGTCGACCGGCACCACGACGCCTCCTTCGACGCGATGACGCAGGTCGCGGTCGCGCCCTGCTCGCCGTTCTCGGTCTCCACCGAGCTGATGCGCCAGGGCGCCGAGCTGGCGCGGCGCAAGGGCGTACGCCTGCACACCCACGGCAGCGAGACCGTCGAGGAGGAGCAGTTCTGCAAGGAGCTGTTCGGCATGGGCCCCACCGACTACTTCGAGTCCACCGGCTGGCTCGGCTCCGACGTGTGGATGGCGCACTGCGTCCACATGAACGACTCCGACATCGCGGCCTTCGCCCGCACCGGCACCGGCGTCGCCCACTGCCCGTCGTCCAACGCCCGTATCGCCGCCGGCATCGCCCGCGTCCCCGACATGCTCGCCGCCGGCGTCCCCGTAGGCCTGGGCGTCGACGGCACCGCCTCCAACGAGTCCGGCGAGCTGCACACCGAACTGCGCAACGCCCTGCTCATCAACCGCCTCGGCGCCCACCGCGAGGCCGCCCTCACCGCGCGTCAGGCGCTGCGACTGGGCACCTACGGCGGCGCCCAGGTCCTCGGCCGCGCCGACCAGATCGGCTCCATCGAGCCCGGCAAGCTCGCCGACCTCGTCCTGTGGAAGCTCGACACCATCGCCCACGCCTCCATCGCCGACCCGGTCAACGCCCTCGTCTTCGGCGCCGCCGCCCCGGTCACCCTGTCGCTGGTCAACGGCAGGCCCGTCGTCGAGTCCGGCCGCCTCACCCTGGTCGACGAGGACGCGATCGCCCGCAGCACCCGCGCCGAGGCCCAGCGCCTCGCCCGCATCGCCGGTCTCACGGCCTGA
- the pucL gene encoding factor-independent urate hydroxylase: MPTYLGPNQYGKAENRVVRITRDGATHHIKDLNVSVALSGDMEEVHLSGSNANVLTTDATKNTVYAFAKEYGIESAEAFGIHLARHFVTSQEPIRRARIRIEEYAWERITPAHSFVRKGQETRISEITYDGGSWQVISGLTGLVVMNSTDSEFWGYVKDRYTTLKETQDRILATEVNARWRFNWTDGDQDSAPQWEQSYDAVRGHLLEAFAGTYSLSLQQTLYAMGSRVVDNRPEIDEIRLSLPNKHHFLVDLAPFDLKNDNEVYFAADRPYGLIEGTVLRDGAEARIPVTD, translated from the coding sequence ATGCCCACCTATCTCGGCCCGAACCAGTACGGCAAGGCGGAGAACCGCGTCGTGCGCATCACGCGCGACGGCGCGACCCACCACATCAAGGACCTGAATGTCTCCGTCGCCCTGTCCGGGGACATGGAGGAGGTCCACCTCTCGGGCAGCAACGCCAACGTCCTGACGACCGACGCCACCAAGAACACGGTCTACGCCTTCGCCAAGGAGTACGGGATCGAGTCGGCCGAGGCCTTCGGCATCCACCTCGCCAGGCACTTCGTCACCAGCCAGGAACCGATCAGGCGGGCCCGGATCCGGATCGAGGAGTACGCCTGGGAGCGGATCACGCCCGCGCACTCGTTCGTGCGCAAGGGCCAGGAGACCCGGATCAGCGAGATCACCTACGACGGCGGGAGCTGGCAGGTCATCTCCGGTCTCACCGGCCTGGTGGTGATGAACTCCACCGACTCGGAGTTCTGGGGCTACGTCAAGGACCGGTACACCACCCTGAAGGAGACCCAGGACCGCATCCTGGCCACCGAGGTCAACGCCCGCTGGCGCTTCAACTGGACGGACGGCGACCAGGACAGCGCCCCACAGTGGGAGCAGTCCTACGACGCGGTGCGCGGGCACCTGCTCGAAGCCTTCGCCGGGACGTACTCGCTCTCGCTCCAGCAGACCCTGTACGCCATGGGCTCGCGGGTCGTCGACAACCGCCCCGAGATCGACGAGATCCGGCTCTCGCTCCCCAACAAGCACCACTTCCTGGTCGATCTGGCGCCCTTTGACCTCAAGAACGACAACGAGGTCTACTTCGCGGCCGACCGCCCCTACGGCCTCATCGAGGGCACGGTCCTGCGGGACGGCGCCGAGGCCCGCATCCCGGTCACGGACTGA
- the uraH gene encoding hydroxyisourate hydrolase — MTSVSTVSTVSTHILDTSIGRPAQGVPVELAVRAGGEAPWTPHGASRTDADGRCKDLPELPEGTTHVRLEFLTEPYLTSKQAASKQAEDQQAGAFFPEVEIVFAVAPGEHYHVPLLLNPFGYSVYRGS, encoded by the coding sequence ATGACATCCGTGTCCACCGTGTCCACTGTCTCCACGCACATTCTGGACACCAGCATCGGCCGCCCCGCCCAGGGCGTGCCCGTCGAGCTTGCGGTCCGCGCCGGCGGCGAGGCCCCGTGGACGCCGCACGGAGCGTCGAGGACCGATGCCGACGGCCGCTGCAAGGACCTGCCCGAGCTGCCGGAAGGCACCACGCACGTACGCCTGGAATTCCTGACCGAGCCGTATCTCACCAGCAAGCAAGCCGCCAGTAAACAAGCCGAGGACCAGCAGGCCGGGGCCTTCTTCCCGGAGGTGGAGATCGTCTTCGCCGTCGCACCGGGCGAGCACTACCACGTACCGCTGCTGCTCAACCCGTTCGGCTACTCCGTATACCGAGGGAGCTAA
- the uraD gene encoding 2-oxo-4-hydroxy-4-carboxy-5-ureidoimidazoline decarboxylase codes for MTSSASPGLTRFNTADPSGTARLLHEACASSAWGAAVAAGRPYGSLDAVLRASDAAMAALTAEDLAEAMAGHPPIGRPKPGDATSAREQSGVQESLREELLELNLAYQERHGHVFLICATGRSGDEMLAALKERIGNDTDSEREIVRTELGKINRIRLTRLIEEDPA; via the coding sequence GTGACTTCCAGCGCTTCGCCGGGCCTGACCCGGTTCAACACGGCGGATCCGTCGGGCACGGCCCGGCTGCTGCACGAGGCATGCGCCAGCAGTGCCTGGGGCGCGGCGGTGGCCGCAGGGCGCCCGTACGGCAGCCTCGACGCGGTGCTGCGGGCGAGCGACGCGGCCATGGCGGCGCTGACGGCGGAGGATCTGGCCGAGGCGATGGCCGGGCATCCGCCGATCGGGCGGCCGAAGCCGGGGGACGCGACGTCGGCGCGGGAGCAGAGCGGCGTACAGGAATCCCTGCGGGAGGAGCTGCTCGAACTGAACCTGGCGTACCAGGAGCGGCACGGGCATGTGTTCCTGATCTGCGCGACGGGCCGCAGCGGCGACGAGATGCTCGCGGCGCTGAAGGAGCGGATCGGCAACGACACGGACAGCGAGCGCGAGATCGTCCGCACCGAACTGGGGAAGATCAACCGCATCCGCCTGACGCGGCTGATCGAGGAGGACCCCGCATGA
- a CDS encoding dihydrofolate reductase family protein — protein MGLIHIAMFATLDLVGQAPGGPDEDPEGFPFGGWQAPLLEEVAGAQIAAAYEGTDALLLGRRTYDIFADYWPHQKGGEDDDFAALFNSIPKYVASRGTPDLSWAGSTQLGPDLAGAVREIRDRHEHVKVVGSLDLVQTLLREKLFDRLDLWVHPIVLGVGKKVFDGGAVPTNVTLLAPPVAGPKGTVYLRYGLADGTPRTGDMSAPDRGV, from the coding sequence ATGGGCCTCATCCACATCGCGATGTTCGCAACCCTCGACCTCGTCGGGCAGGCGCCCGGGGGCCCCGACGAGGACCCGGAGGGGTTCCCGTTCGGCGGCTGGCAGGCGCCCCTGCTGGAAGAGGTCGCCGGGGCGCAGATCGCCGCCGCGTACGAGGGCACGGACGCCCTCCTGCTCGGCCGGCGGACGTATGACATCTTCGCCGACTACTGGCCGCACCAGAAGGGCGGCGAGGACGACGACTTCGCCGCCCTCTTCAACAGCATCCCGAAGTACGTGGCCTCCCGCGGCACGCCCGACCTCTCGTGGGCCGGGTCCACGCAGCTCGGCCCGGACCTGGCCGGCGCCGTGCGCGAGATTCGTGACCGGCACGAGCACGTGAAGGTCGTCGGGAGCCTGGACCTGGTGCAGACCCTCCTGCGCGAGAAGCTCTTCGACCGTCTCGACCTCTGGGTGCACCCGATCGTGCTCGGCGTCGGGAAGAAGGTGTTCGACGGCGGCGCGGTGCCCACGAACGTCACCCTCCTCGCACCGCCGGTGGCCGGTCCGAAGGGCACCGTGTACCTGCGCTACGGGCTCGCCGACGGCACGCCCCGAACGGGGGACATGAGCGCACCCGACCGCGGTGTCTGA
- a CDS encoding RNA polymerase sigma factor codes for MNEVLLRSLTPSVLAILVRRGADFAAAEDAVQEALVEAVRVWPADPPRDAKGWLVTVAWRKFLDATRADTARRRREVVVDEEPVPGPAPAVDDTLQLYFLCAHPSLTPSSAVALTLRAVGGLTTRQIAQAYLVPEATMAQRISRAKRTVSGVRFDQPGDVATVLRVLYLVFNEGYSGDVDLAAEAIRLTRQLAAQVDHPEVAGLLALMLLHHARRTARTAPDGSLVPLAEQDRGRWDTRSIAEGVAILQVALARDRLGEFQAQAAIAALHADAPTAEETDWVQIVEWYDELARLTDSPVVRLNRAVAVGEADGPRAGLAALAALDDSLPRHTAVAAYLHERDGDLTAAALLYAEAAHKATDLAERDHLTRQAARLNTRLNAHRRR; via the coding sequence GTGAACGAGGTTCTGCTGCGCAGCCTCACGCCGAGCGTGCTCGCGATCCTCGTCCGCCGCGGAGCCGACTTCGCGGCGGCCGAGGACGCCGTGCAGGAGGCGCTGGTCGAGGCGGTCCGCGTGTGGCCGGCCGACCCGCCGCGGGACGCGAAGGGCTGGCTGGTCACGGTGGCCTGGCGCAAGTTCCTCGACGCGACCCGGGCGGACACCGCCCGCCGCCGGCGTGAGGTCGTGGTCGACGAGGAACCGGTGCCCGGGCCCGCACCCGCGGTGGACGACACGCTCCAGCTCTACTTCCTGTGCGCCCACCCGTCGCTGACGCCGTCGTCGGCGGTCGCGCTCACGCTGCGCGCCGTCGGCGGGCTCACCACCCGCCAGATCGCCCAGGCCTACCTGGTGCCCGAGGCGACCATGGCGCAGCGGATCAGCCGGGCCAAGCGCACGGTCTCCGGCGTGCGGTTCGACCAGCCCGGCGACGTGGCCACCGTGCTGCGCGTCCTGTACCTGGTCTTCAACGAGGGCTACTCCGGAGACGTCGACCTCGCAGCCGAGGCCATCCGGCTCACCCGGCAGCTCGCGGCCCAGGTCGACCACCCCGAGGTGGCGGGGCTGCTCGCCCTCATGTTGCTGCACCACGCCCGGCGTACGGCCCGGACCGCGCCCGACGGCAGCCTGGTGCCGCTCGCCGAGCAGGACCGAGGCCGGTGGGACACGAGGTCGATCGCCGAGGGCGTGGCGATCCTGCAGGTGGCCCTCGCCCGGGACCGCCTCGGCGAGTTCCAGGCCCAGGCGGCCATCGCGGCCCTGCACGCCGACGCGCCCACCGCCGAGGAGACCGACTGGGTGCAGATCGTCGAGTGGTACGACGAGCTCGCCCGCCTGACCGACAGCCCTGTCGTCCGCCTCAACCGCGCGGTGGCCGTCGGCGAGGCCGACGGACCACGCGCCGGCCTGGCCGCGCTCGCGGCGTTGGACGACTCACTGCCCCGCCACACCGCGGTCGCGGCCTACCTCCACGAACGCGACGGCGACCTGACGGCAGCGGCGCTGCTGTACGCCGAGGCGGCCCACAAGGCAACCGACCTCGCCGAACGCGACCATCTGACCCGCCAGGCCGCCCGGCTCAACACCCGGCTCAACGCCCACCGCCGTCGCTGA
- a CDS encoding YciI family protein translates to MAKYLLLKHYRGAPAAVNDVPMDQWTPEEISAHVRYMNDFAARLEKTGEFVDSQALAPEGTFVRYDGEGRPPVTDGPFAETKDLIAGWMVIDVDSYERAVELAGELSAAPGAGGKPIHEWLELRPFYGISPSNSECSFK, encoded by the coding sequence ATGGCCAAGTACCTGCTGCTCAAGCACTACCGCGGCGCCCCTGCGGCGGTCAACGACGTGCCGATGGACCAGTGGACGCCGGAGGAGATCTCGGCCCACGTGCGGTACATGAACGACTTCGCGGCCCGGCTGGAGAAGACCGGCGAGTTCGTCGACAGCCAGGCCCTCGCACCCGAGGGGACGTTCGTGCGGTACGACGGCGAGGGGCGTCCGCCGGTGACCGACGGCCCGTTCGCGGAGACCAAGGACCTCATCGCGGGCTGGATGGTGATCGACGTCGACAGCTACGAGCGTGCCGTGGAGCTGGCCGGGGAGCTGTCGGCCGCGCCCGGGGCGGGCGGGAAGCCGATCCACGAGTGGCTCGAACTGCGCCCGTTCTACGGCATCTCGCCGAGCAACTCGGAGTGCTCTTTCAAGTGA
- a CDS encoding SAM-dependent methyltransferase — MNREQISAIAHAEHPIKSPLDDDSVRRLLERGVPRGDERVLDLGCGGGEWLLRALVMGPKLHAEGVDISVDDLAQAREAASRLGVGERLVLHHQEAEGFVSSQPFDLVLSVGAAHAFGGLLPTLAAARKHLAPGGRVLIGDGFWDRDPSEEAVEMLGDFADLATTVDRVVADGWTPVDGHVSTRRELDDYEWACWGSLASWALDHPADPDSAQALETATTRRSEWLRVYRDTWGFVSLVLRRTSD, encoded by the coding sequence GTGAACCGTGAACAGATCTCCGCGATCGCCCATGCCGAGCACCCGATAAAGTCCCCGCTCGACGACGACTCGGTACGCCGGCTTCTGGAACGCGGTGTCCCGCGTGGCGATGAGCGGGTGCTCGACCTTGGCTGCGGCGGCGGGGAGTGGCTCCTGCGGGCCCTGGTCATGGGCCCGAAGCTGCACGCCGAGGGCGTCGACATCTCCGTGGACGACCTGGCGCAGGCACGCGAGGCAGCGAGCCGGCTCGGTGTCGGGGAGCGGCTCGTCCTGCACCACCAGGAGGCCGAGGGTTTCGTGTCCTCGCAGCCGTTCGACCTGGTGCTCAGCGTCGGGGCCGCGCATGCCTTCGGCGGTCTGCTCCCCACGCTCGCGGCAGCACGCAAGCACCTGGCTCCCGGTGGCCGGGTCCTGATCGGTGACGGATTCTGGGACCGCGACCCTTCCGAGGAGGCCGTCGAGATGCTCGGGGACTTCGCCGACCTGGCGACCACGGTGGACCGTGTCGTCGCCGACGGCTGGACTCCGGTCGACGGGCATGTCAGCACGCGCCGCGAGCTGGACGACTACGAATGGGCCTGCTGGGGGTCGCTGGCCTCCTGGGCCCTGGACCACCCCGCCGATCCGGACAGCGCGCAGGCACTTGAGACGGCCACCACCCGGCGCTCCGAATGGCTGCGCGTCTACCGGGACACCTGGGGCTTCGTCTCCCTGGTCCTGCGCCGGACGTCCGACTGA
- a CDS encoding helix-turn-helix domain-containing protein, which translates to MTGSGDHPFSAAIKPLVDAMGAELVAPADARGDDVVLTWEGHEVIAVRLPHLADSLDHILADLQRRHGKSLSELDRKAKQTVVRILEERGAFSVRHGVETVASALGVSRFTVYNYLNRENAARDTKPQAEGS; encoded by the coding sequence GTGACCGGCTCCGGCGACCACCCGTTCAGCGCGGCCATCAAGCCGCTCGTGGACGCGATGGGCGCCGAGCTGGTCGCCCCCGCCGACGCCCGCGGCGACGACGTCGTCCTGACCTGGGAGGGCCACGAAGTCATCGCCGTACGGCTCCCCCACCTCGCCGACTCCCTCGACCACATACTCGCCGACCTCCAGCGCCGCCACGGCAAGTCCCTGTCCGAGCTCGACCGCAAGGCCAAACAGACCGTCGTACGGATCCTTGAGGAGCGCGGCGCCTTCTCCGTCCGCCACGGCGTCGAGACGGTCGCCTCGGCGCTGGGCGTCAGCCGATTCACCGTCTACAACTACCTGAACCGGGAGAACGCCGCCCGGGACACCAAGCCGCAGGCAGAAGGATCGTAG
- a CDS encoding enoyl-CoA hydratase, giving the protein MNTLKIERHDRVVTVTLHRPEVLNALSTELMTELTDALRPLDRDPGVGCFVVTGSERAFAAGADIKEMADRTFPEMYAEDYFAGWDAFAALRTPKIAAVAGYALGGGCELAMLCDFVIAADTARFGQPEIKLGVIPGIGGTQRLTRLVGKAKAMDLILTGRLMDAAEAERSGLVARVVPAARLADEAATTAAAIASHGKPAAMAAREAVDRALEMGLREGVLFERRLFHSLFATEDQKEGMRAFLEKRPAHFTGR; this is encoded by the coding sequence ATGAACACCCTGAAGATCGAACGGCACGACCGGGTCGTCACCGTGACCCTGCACCGCCCCGAAGTGCTCAACGCGCTGAGCACCGAGCTCATGACCGAACTCACGGACGCGCTACGGCCGTTGGACCGCGATCCCGGCGTCGGCTGCTTCGTCGTCACCGGCTCCGAGCGGGCCTTCGCGGCCGGCGCCGACATCAAGGAGATGGCGGACCGCACCTTCCCCGAGATGTACGCGGAGGACTACTTCGCGGGCTGGGACGCCTTCGCCGCCCTCCGTACGCCCAAGATCGCCGCGGTGGCCGGCTACGCACTCGGCGGCGGCTGCGAGCTCGCCATGCTCTGCGATTTCGTCATCGCCGCCGACACCGCGCGCTTCGGCCAGCCCGAGATCAAGCTCGGCGTCATCCCCGGCATCGGCGGCACCCAGCGGCTCACCCGCCTCGTCGGCAAGGCCAAAGCCATGGACCTCATCCTCACCGGCCGCCTGATGGACGCCGCCGAAGCCGAGCGCTCCGGCCTCGTCGCCCGCGTCGTCCCCGCCGCCCGGCTCGCCGACGAGGCCGCCACCACGGCGGCCGCCATCGCCTCCCACGGCAAACCCGCCGCGATGGCCGCCCGCGAAGCGGTCGACCGAGCCCTGGAGATGGGCCTGCGCGAAGGCGTCCTCTTCGAGCGGCGGCTCTTCCACTCCCTCTTCGCCACCGAGGACCAGAAGGAGGGCATGCGGGCCTTCCTGGAGAAACGCCCCGCGCACTTCACCGGCCGGTAG